The Gemmatimonadales bacterium genome window below encodes:
- a CDS encoding PAS domain-containing protein: MTTHIAASFAPPRLDDMLERLGDAFLAFDADWRCTYANRAAIRLLSERYGAASGDPTGRVIWDRVPGLAGTALETALRRAAAARVPVSSSELDAPRGRVLEARIFPSDDGVSALIRELTGIESIPPDDPASGHARDALEGISELFCHWDDEWRITYCNRRGEAYLRHLGKDPDGMLGRPVWDAMPELAGTSFHAAALRAAAERREVTVEDWFRPPGVDQCFAVRFVPVAGGMNCYARDVTLRRRAQAGMAETRRLLRESEERFRLLVESIDDVVFRLDRDGRCVDIFGRWLEREGSPAQMLLGRTTGEIVGPATAPMHEEANRRALAGETVVYEWELVRKRGNRHMQASLAPLRNAAGEVIGIVGVNRDLTSRVESEREIQRLNADLERQVAELQRRETHQRLLADTSRLLDGSREPEAALAAVARATIPALADFTILDVFDDDGRLERLQLAHAEPAVEARLAADARTCTPDPAWDDHPIVQVLRTGAPLLMPDLSESEVAALGRRECDAAFLAALAPRSLMVVPLRAHGQSIGKLTFGYSASGRRHTPEDLALAEEVAGRAALAAENARLFQAAQREVRRRTEAESTASRWAFIFERAAWGVSIASPDAQRIEAVNPAFARLHGYASSELQGRPLADLVAPHRRAECATQMARAREQGHQIWESEHLRHDGSGFPVLVDVAAIRGGGELLCLAATVQDLTERKRAEEQVRQAQKMDAVGRLAGGVAHDFNNMLMIILGFCDLLVESLDRDDARRADALEIRKAADRASALTRQLLTLGHPQILKRQVMNLNEVIRELDPMLRPLIREDIRLVESLSAGLGGVAADRGQLEQIVMNLALNARDAMAHGGRLTIETINVDLPEGYAYRHIGIDIPAGPYVMLVVSDTGRGIDPRVKARLFEPFFTTKTSGRNTGLGLATVYSIVTQTGGYVWVDSEPGEGAAFKICLPRIEPASDAAEPVTPECRPIRGGAECLLVVEDEDAVRSLAGRVLAGLGYLVLEAANGREALEIAREYPGSIDLLVTDVVMPEMGGLDLIDALLALRPGIGVVVMSGYMEPDHARGTLRDAGIPFLPKPFSPDGLSRQVRDVLDARAAGVTHHSPS; encoded by the coding sequence ATGACGACACATATTGCCGCTTCCTTTGCCCCGCCGCGGCTCGACGACATGCTCGAGCGCCTGGGCGACGCCTTCCTCGCATTCGACGCCGACTGGCGCTGCACCTACGCCAATCGCGCCGCCATTCGGCTCCTGAGCGAGCGCTACGGCGCGGCTTCGGGTGACCCCACGGGCCGCGTGATCTGGGATCGCGTGCCAGGTCTCGCCGGCACGGCGCTCGAGACCGCGCTGCGCCGAGCCGCGGCCGCGCGCGTGCCAGTCTCATCCAGCGAACTGGATGCGCCGCGCGGCCGCGTGCTCGAAGCCCGCATCTTTCCCTCCGACGACGGCGTCTCGGCGCTCATCCGCGAGCTGACCGGTATCGAGTCAATCCCGCCGGACGACCCGGCATCCGGGCACGCGCGCGACGCGCTCGAGGGCATCAGCGAGCTGTTCTGCCACTGGGACGACGAGTGGCGCATCACCTACTGCAATCGCCGCGGCGAGGCCTACCTCCGTCACCTCGGGAAAGATCCGGACGGCATGCTCGGCCGTCCGGTGTGGGACGCCATGCCCGAGCTCGCCGGCACGAGCTTCCACGCGGCCGCGCTCCGGGCGGCCGCCGAGCGGCGGGAGGTGACGGTCGAAGATTGGTTCCGGCCGCCTGGGGTGGATCAATGCTTTGCCGTGCGATTCGTGCCGGTGGCGGGCGGCATGAACTGCTACGCACGGGACGTGACGCTCCGCCGCCGGGCGCAGGCCGGCATGGCGGAGACGCGGCGGCTTCTCCGCGAGAGCGAGGAGCGCTTCCGGTTGCTGGTCGAATCCATCGACGACGTCGTGTTCCGGCTCGATCGGGATGGCCGCTGCGTCGACATTTTCGGTCGCTGGCTCGAGCGCGAGGGCAGCCCCGCGCAGATGCTGCTCGGCCGCACCACGGGCGAGATCGTGGGCCCCGCTACCGCGCCGATGCACGAGGAGGCAAATCGCCGCGCCCTCGCGGGCGAGACCGTGGTGTACGAGTGGGAGCTGGTCCGCAAGCGTGGGAACAGGCACATGCAGGCCTCGCTCGCGCCGCTCCGGAACGCCGCGGGCGAGGTGATCGGCATCGTTGGCGTGAACCGCGACCTCACGAGCCGGGTCGAGAGCGAGCGCGAGATCCAGCGGCTCAACGCCGATCTCGAGCGCCAGGTGGCCGAGCTCCAGCGCCGTGAAACCCATCAGCGGCTCCTGGCGGACACGAGCCGGCTGCTCGACGGCTCGCGCGAGCCCGAGGCCGCGCTCGCCGCCGTGGCCCGAGCGACGATCCCGGCGCTCGCCGACTTCACGATCCTCGACGTCTTCGATGACGACGGTCGACTCGAGCGCCTGCAACTGGCGCACGCCGAACCGGCCGTCGAGGCCCGCCTCGCCGCCGACGCCCGCACCTGCACGCCCGACCCTGCGTGGGATGACCATCCGATCGTCCAGGTGCTCCGTACCGGCGCGCCGCTGCTCATGCCCGATCTCTCCGAATCCGAGGTCGCAGCGCTGGGCCGGCGCGAGTGCGACGCGGCGTTTCTCGCGGCGCTGGCACCGCGCTCGCTCATGGTGGTGCCGCTCCGCGCGCACGGGCAGAGCATCGGCAAGCTGACCTTCGGCTATTCGGCATCGGGCCGCCGGCACACGCCCGAGGACCTGGCGCTCGCGGAGGAGGTGGCGGGCCGCGCCGCGCTCGCCGCGGAGAACGCACGGCTCTTCCAAGCGGCCCAGCGCGAAGTGCGGCGGCGCACCGAAGCCGAGTCCACGGCCAGCCGCTGGGCCTTCATCTTCGAGCGCGCGGCCTGGGGTGTCAGCATCGCGAGCCCCGACGCACAGCGAATCGAGGCGGTGAACCCGGCGTTCGCGCGGCTGCACGGCTACGCGTCGAGCGAGCTGCAAGGCCGGCCGCTCGCCGATCTCGTGGCGCCGCACCGCCGCGCCGAGTGCGCGACGCAGATGGCGCGTGCGCGCGAGCAGGGTCACCAGATCTGGGAGTCGGAGCACCTGCGGCATGACGGCAGCGGCTTCCCGGTGCTGGTTGACGTCGCCGCGATCCGCGGCGGCGGCGAGCTGCTCTGCCTTGCGGCGACGGTGCAGGACCTCACCGAGCGCAAGCGGGCCGAGGAGCAGGTGCGGCAGGCGCAGAAGATGGATGCCGTGGGCCGGCTCGCCGGCGGTGTCGCCCACGACTTCAACAACATGCTGATGATCATCCTCGGCTTCTGCGACCTGCTCGTCGAGAGCCTCGACCGGGACGACGCGCGACGGGCCGACGCACTGGAAATCCGCAAAGCCGCCGACCGCGCGTCCGCCCTCACCCGCCAGCTGCTCACGCTCGGCCACCCGCAGATCCTCAAGCGCCAGGTGATGAACCTGAACGAGGTGATCCGCGAGCTCGATCCGATGCTCCGGCCGCTCATTCGCGAGGACATCCGGCTGGTGGAGAGCCTCTCGGCGGGCCTGGGCGGCGTCGCGGCCGACCGGGGGCAGCTCGAGCAGATCGTCATGAACCTGGCGCTCAACGCCCGCGATGCGATGGCCCACGGCGGCCGCCTCACGATCGAGACGATCAACGTCGATCTGCCCGAGGGATACGCCTACCGGCACATCGGCATCGACATTCCCGCGGGGCCGTACGTCATGCTCGTGGTGAGCGACACCGGCCGCGGCATCGATCCCAGGGTGAAAGCGCGCCTCTTCGAGCCGTTCTTCACCACCAAGACCTCGGGCCGGAACACGGGGCTCGGCCTTGCCACCGTGTACAGCATCGTGACCCAGACCGGCGGCTACGTGTGGGTCGACAGCGAGCCGGGCGAGGGCGCGGCGTTCAAGATCTGTCTGCCGCGCATCGAGCCCGCGTCCGATGCCGCTGAACCCGTGACGCCTGAGTGCAGACCGATCCGGGGCGGGGCCGAGTGTCTGCTGGTGGTCGAAGATGAAGACGCCGTGCGGAGCCTTGCCGGCCGCGTGCTCGCCGGGCTCGGCTACCTCGTGCTGGAGGCGGCAAACGGGCGCGAGGCGCTGGAGATCGCGCGGGAGTACCCGGGGTCCATCGATCTGCTGGTCACCGACGTCGTCATGCCGGAGATGGGCGGCCTCGACCTCATCGATGCATTGCTCGCGCTCCGGCCCGGCATCGGGGTGGTCGTGATGTCGGGGTACATGGAACCCGACCACGCGCGCGGCACCCTGCGCGATGCCGGCATCCCCTTCCTTCCCAAGCCATTCTCCCCCGATGGTCTGAGCCGGCAGGTGCGCGACGTGCTCGATGCGCGCGCGGCCGGGGTCACGCATCACAGCCCCTCCTGA
- the icd gene encoding NADP-dependent isocitrate dehydrogenase — translation MSSISMPADHALHAPAEGESIALRDGRLEVSSHPIVPFIEGDGTGPDIWRAARVVFDAAVERAYGRERRIAWFEVLAGEKAKNLTGSWLPDATLAAIDHHLVAIKGPLTTPVGGGFRSLNVALRQKLDLYACVRPVRYFEGVPSPVKAPQDVNMVIFRENTEDIYAGIEYKAHSPEARELIEFLQEELGAQTIRFPESSAIGVKPISEEGSKRLIRAAIEYAIAHACPSVTLVHKGNIMKFTEGGFRDWGYQVAKEEYGAAEVDGGPWCALPQGIVIKDVIADAFLQQILTRPKEYSVIATMNLNGDYISDALAAQVGGIGIAPGANINYITGHAVFEATHGTAPRYAGQDKVNPGSVILSGEMMLRYMGWGEAADRIIASLGKTIAQKKVTYDFERLMTGATLVSTSGFARAMVENM, via the coding sequence ATGTCGTCCATCTCCATGCCGGCAGACCACGCGCTCCACGCTCCCGCCGAAGGCGAGTCGATCGCATTGCGCGACGGCCGCCTCGAGGTGTCGAGCCATCCCATCGTTCCGTTCATCGAGGGCGACGGCACCGGGCCCGACATCTGGCGGGCCGCGCGCGTCGTCTTCGATGCCGCCGTCGAGCGCGCGTACGGTCGCGAGCGCCGCATCGCGTGGTTCGAGGTGCTGGCGGGCGAGAAGGCCAAGAATCTCACCGGAAGCTGGCTTCCCGACGCGACGCTCGCGGCCATCGACCATCACCTCGTCGCGATCAAGGGCCCGCTCACGACGCCGGTGGGCGGCGGGTTCCGCTCGCTCAACGTCGCGCTCCGGCAGAAGCTCGACCTCTACGCCTGTGTGAGGCCCGTCCGGTATTTCGAGGGCGTGCCGTCGCCTGTCAAGGCGCCGCAGGACGTGAACATGGTCATCTTCCGGGAGAACACGGAAGACATCTATGCCGGGATCGAGTACAAGGCGCACTCGCCGGAGGCGCGCGAGCTGATCGAATTCCTGCAGGAGGAGCTGGGCGCGCAGACGATCCGGTTCCCCGAGTCGAGCGCCATCGGGGTGAAGCCGATCTCGGAGGAGGGGAGCAAGCGCCTCATTCGCGCTGCCATCGAGTACGCCATCGCCCATGCGTGTCCCAGCGTGACGCTGGTGCACAAGGGCAACATCATGAAGTTCACCGAGGGCGGCTTCCGCGACTGGGGCTACCAGGTCGCGAAGGAAGAATACGGAGCGGCCGAGGTGGATGGCGGGCCCTGGTGCGCGCTGCCACAGGGCATCGTGATCAAGGACGTGATCGCCGATGCGTTCCTGCAGCAGATCCTCACCCGGCCGAAGGAATATAGCGTCATCGCCACGATGAACCTGAACGGCGACTACATCTCGGATGCGCTCGCGGCGCAGGTGGGCGGCATCGGCATCGCGCCCGGCGCCAACATCAACTACATCACCGGGCACGCGGTGTTCGAGGCGACGCACGGCACCGCGCCACGTTACGCGGGGCAGGACAAGGTGAACCCGGGCTCGGTCATTTTGTCGGGCGAGATGATGCTGCGCTATATGGGATGGGGTGAGGCGGCCGACCGGATCATCGCCTCGCTCGGAAAGACCATCGCGCAGAAGAAGGTGACCTACGACTTCGAGCGGCTCATGACCGGTGCGACGCTCGTCTCGACCAGCGGCTTCGCGCGGGCGATGGTGGAGAATATGTAG
- the nth gene encoding endonuclease III gives MTRSRVKRPFDIDVAIRRIRRAVRPLPKAAMFALAEEGHATLFEQVVACIISIRTRDEVSLPAAKRLFAAAGTPRALARMDQRAIARCIHDATFHEAKARQIRALARRTDAEYGGRLPCDAEVLRSFQGVGPKCANLALGIACGTRRISVDIHVHRVTNRWGYVEAPTPEATMAALEARLPERYWVELNALLVPFGKHVCTGRLPRCSTCPVLDMCRQIGVGQHR, from the coding sequence GTGACGAGGTCACGCGTGAAGCGGCCGTTCGACATCGATGTCGCGATCCGCCGGATCCGCCGCGCCGTCCGCCCGCTTCCCAAGGCCGCCATGTTCGCGCTGGCGGAGGAGGGGCACGCCACTCTCTTCGAGCAGGTCGTCGCCTGCATCATTTCAATTCGTACCCGCGATGAAGTGAGCCTGCCGGCGGCCAAGCGGCTCTTCGCCGCGGCCGGCACGCCGCGCGCGCTCGCCCGGATGGACCAGCGCGCCATCGCCCGCTGCATCCACGACGCGACGTTTCACGAGGCCAAGGCTCGGCAGATCCGGGCGCTGGCGCGGCGCACCGACGCCGAGTACGGCGGTCGTCTTCCATGCGATGCGGAGGTGCTCCGCTCGTTCCAGGGCGTAGGTCCCAAGTGCGCCAACCTGGCGCTCGGCATCGCGTGCGGCACGCGGCGGATCAGCGTCGATATCCACGTGCACCGGGTGACGAATCGCTGGGGCTACGTCGAGGCGCCAACTCCGGAAGCGACGATGGCGGCGCTCGAGGCGCGCCTTCCCGAGCGCTACTGGGTGGAGCTCAACGCGCTGCTGGTGCCGTTCGGGAAGCACGTGTGCACCGGGCGCCTGCCAAGGTGCTCCACTTGCCCGGTGCTCGACATGTGTCGGCAGATAGGGGTAGGGCAGCACAGGTAG
- a CDS encoding transglycosylase SLT domain-containing protein: protein MTLTIQLLITLAARAVQIAAPTPQVPELQAPETAMAADPATADDSTLAAAMAALARGLPWRATRLLDPMLRDSATRTPEALLLAATAASRWGGWNAVERLLGAEPDSTLAAGGVGRILLARAALEAGRDSLAAARAAALLGAAAPPERRGAALVTLARALERLGAHDTAAATWLRAAEAVPLAADWLKLRAAGAMADSSGRWGLYTTLGAAARAHIPETEAALRERLGDDLGAAKAYAALGDRISALRLRLVAANAPGGARAPALGSGAAAALGIPSVDSAARNSVRRELIDAIIGGTAAEARGAVALLDSAFGAQPPEDELAIARGAVAAGAPERAVEGFDRAFDAGLGGTSDRFDLATSLGRLGRYDRAAVEFGRVPASDSLGGAAAYQRARAMLRGGDEPGAVRALRKVAASFRKDSAAAAPALVLLADLATDDHRESEARRLFARAAKMFPRSRFAAAAWFRSGLIALLEGRARTAAKELDGLARSGRAGEEGLAARYWSGRAWEAAGDSARARERWSALASDQPASYYAGLVDQRLDIDPWAPPAAADSFASYPDLDTAMARAAELDRLGLAREAAWEYADIAGDANGSVERLLATADAFRAQGLGAQAIQLARRALARGAPADARLYRLLYPVVRPDALMAAAEANGLDPSLVAALIRQESLFNPLATSRAGARGLMQVMPDLGRKLAEAQGFPEWDPVLLYQPDVSLELGTAHLGDLARQLPDVPRLLAAYNAGISRVARWQTKTGANDPEVFAERIPFVETRDYVRIIQRNEALYRALYSWEATGPEPTGGVTRPQFLP, encoded by the coding sequence GTGACTCTCACAATCCAGCTCCTCATCACGCTCGCGGCCCGGGCGGTGCAGATCGCCGCGCCCACGCCACAAGTCCCCGAGCTCCAGGCGCCCGAGACCGCGATGGCTGCCGATCCGGCCACCGCCGACGACTCTACCCTCGCCGCAGCCATGGCAGCGCTCGCCCGCGGCCTTCCGTGGCGCGCCACGCGATTGCTCGATCCCATGCTCCGCGATTCCGCCACCCGGACCCCCGAAGCCTTGCTGCTTGCAGCGACCGCGGCAAGCCGCTGGGGCGGGTGGAACGCGGTCGAGCGCCTGCTCGGCGCCGAGCCCGACAGCACGCTCGCGGCGGGCGGCGTGGGTCGCATTCTGCTCGCGCGGGCGGCGCTCGAAGCGGGGCGCGATTCGCTGGCGGCCGCGCGCGCTGCCGCACTCCTCGGGGCGGCGGCGCCGCCGGAGCGCCGCGGCGCCGCGCTCGTGACACTCGCGCGCGCGCTCGAGCGGCTCGGCGCGCACGACACCGCGGCCGCGACCTGGCTCCGCGCCGCCGAGGCCGTTCCGCTGGCGGCCGATTGGCTCAAGCTCCGCGCGGCCGGCGCCATGGCCGACAGCAGCGGCCGATGGGGCTTGTATACCACGCTTGGCGCCGCCGCGCGCGCGCATATCCCTGAAACCGAGGCGGCACTGCGCGAACGGCTCGGTGACGATCTGGGCGCTGCGAAGGCGTACGCGGCGCTCGGCGACCGGATCTCGGCGCTTCGCCTTCGGCTCGTCGCCGCGAACGCGCCCGGGGGCGCCCGCGCGCCCGCCCTCGGGAGCGGCGCGGCTGCCGCACTTGGCATTCCTTCGGTCGACAGCGCGGCGCGCAACTCGGTGCGGCGCGAGCTGATCGACGCCATCATCGGTGGGACGGCCGCCGAAGCCCGCGGCGCCGTCGCGCTGCTCGACAGCGCGTTCGGCGCGCAGCCGCCGGAGGATGAGCTTGCGATCGCGCGCGGTGCCGTTGCCGCGGGCGCGCCGGAGCGTGCGGTGGAGGGATTCGACCGCGCCTTCGACGCCGGGCTCGGCGGGACGAGCGACCGCTTCGACCTCGCCACCTCGCTCGGACGGCTCGGGCGATATGACCGCGCGGCGGTCGAGTTCGGCCGGGTGCCGGCGAGCGATTCGCTGGGCGGCGCGGCGGCGTATCAGCGCGCGCGTGCGATGCTGCGCGGCGGCGACGAGCCCGGCGCGGTGCGCGCGTTGCGCAAGGTCGCCGCCAGCTTTCGGAAGGACAGCGCCGCCGCGGCGCCCGCGCTCGTGCTGCTGGCCGATCTGGCCACCGATGACCATCGGGAGAGCGAAGCACGGCGGCTCTTCGCGCGGGCGGCCAAGATGTTTCCCCGGAGCCGATTCGCGGCAGCCGCGTGGTTCCGCTCCGGACTCATCGCACTGCTCGAAGGCCGCGCAAGGACCGCCGCGAAAGAGCTGGACGGGCTCGCCAGGAGCGGACGCGCGGGAGAAGAGGGGCTCGCCGCGAGGTATTGGAGCGGGCGCGCGTGGGAGGCGGCAGGCGACAGCGCCCGCGCCCGCGAGCGGTGGAGCGCGCTCGCGTCGGATCAGCCGGCGTCGTACTACGCGGGCCTCGTCGATCAGCGTCTGGACATCGACCCCTGGGCGCCGCCCGCGGCGGCGGACTCGTTCGCCAGCTATCCCGACCTCGACACCGCCATGGCGCGCGCGGCCGAGCTGGATCGTCTCGGGCTCGCGCGGGAGGCGGCGTGGGAGTACGCGGACATCGCCGGTGACGCGAATGGATCGGTCGAGCGCCTGCTCGCCACCGCCGACGCGTTCCGCGCTCAGGGGCTCGGCGCGCAGGCGATCCAGCTCGCGCGGCGCGCGCTGGCCCGCGGCGCGCCGGCCGATGCGCGGCTCTACCGCCTGCTCTATCCAGTGGTGCGGCCGGACGCGCTGATGGCGGCGGCGGAGGCGAACGGGCTCGACCCGAGTCTCGTCGCGGCGCTCATCCGCCAGGAGTCGCTCTTCAACCCGCTCGCCACGTCGCGGGCCGGCGCGCGCGGTCTCATGCAGGTGATGCCCGATCTTGGCCGGAAGCTCGCGGAGGCGCAGGGATTTCCCGAGTGGGATCCGGTGCTCCTCTATCAGCCGGACGTGAGTCTGGAGCTTGGCACCGCGCACCTGGGCGACCTCGCGCGCCAGTTGCCGGACGTGCCGCGGTTGCTCGCTGCCTACAATGCCGGAATCTCTCGGGTGGCGCGCTGGCAGACGAAGACCGGCGCGAACGATCCCGAGGTGTTCGCCGAGCGGATTCCGTTCGTCGAGACGCGCGACTACGTGCGGATCATCCAACGGAACGAGGCGCTCTACCGTGCGCTCTATTCGTGGGAAGCTACTGGGCCCGAGCCGACCGGTGGCGTGACGCGCCCGCAGTTCTTACCTTAA
- a CDS encoding RNA-binding S4 domain-containing protein, giving the protein MPHQPESIERVRIDKWLWAARFFKTRSLAAEAVAGGKVEVNGERAKASKAVQPGDHVRLRFAPFEHHLVVRALAERRGSATVAATLYEETAESRSARERLAERLKFAAPALYEEKGRPTKKRRREIERWRGRA; this is encoded by the coding sequence ATGCCGCACCAACCCGAGAGCATCGAACGCGTCCGCATCGACAAGTGGCTCTGGGCCGCGCGCTTCTTCAAGACCCGCTCGCTCGCCGCCGAGGCGGTGGCCGGCGGCAAGGTGGAGGTGAACGGCGAGCGCGCCAAAGCCTCCAAGGCCGTTCAGCCGGGCGATCACGTGCGCCTGCGCTTCGCCCCGTTCGAGCATCACCTCGTCGTGCGCGCGCTCGCCGAGCGGAGGGGGTCGGCCACGGTCGCGGCCACGTTGTACGAGGAGACGGCCGAGAGCCGCTCGGCCCGCGAGCGGTTGGCCGAACGGCTCAAGTTTGCGGCACCGGCGTTGTACGAAGAGAAAGGGCGGCCGACCAAGAAGCGCCGGCGCGAAATCGAGCGGTGGCGCGGGCGGGCGTAG
- the aceK gene encoding bifunctional isocitrate dehydrogenase kinase/phosphatase has translation MNGNASPNIDVPASAPAAGDAGGAAPDRAAAMIMNAYAGYCAAFSAVTRRARQRFEARDWHGTQADAAERLELYRTRLDALVAALRNDPTPLDHDRAAWSRARAAFARLAECRPDAELAETFFNSASRRVLGTVGTDADAEFLSFTAGGALDHPEPPVYDAFPGEGSSREPVRRLLAAAGWSVSYEDMERDAGLVAEALDTRLRELGWTAGPLSVELLRAPFYRNKGAYLIGRVHGAGELVPLVLPLVHGERGITVDAALLTQDEASIVFGFSWSYFFVEAPRPRALVAFLASIMPHKRVDELWSAIGYNKHAKTELWRGLMRHLERPEARFAVAEGDEGLVMSVFMLPSFNIMFKIIKDTFVAPKHTTRKAVMAKYHLVFRHDRVGRLADAQEFEQLEFRRHCFPDELLAYLLKVAGRSVRVDGDRVVVRHCYTERRVTPLNLYLRHADDAAARDAIVDYGNAIKDLAGADIFTGDMLLKNFGVTRNGRVICYDYDELALLRESNFRRMPPPRSEEDELAAEPWFHVGEHDVFPEEFSPFLVPAGGLRDDFLAAHADLLTVEFWTGVQRRLEAGEIFDFFPYKQSRRLHRA, from the coding sequence GTGAACGGCAACGCCTCGCCCAACATTGATGTCCCCGCGAGCGCGCCCGCGGCCGGTGACGCCGGCGGCGCCGCGCCCGACCGCGCGGCGGCAATGATCATGAACGCCTATGCGGGCTATTGCGCCGCGTTCAGCGCGGTTACCCGCCGGGCCCGCCAGCGGTTCGAAGCGCGCGACTGGCACGGCACCCAGGCCGACGCGGCCGAGCGCCTCGAGCTCTATCGCACGCGCCTCGATGCGCTGGTCGCGGCACTCCGCAACGACCCCACTCCCCTGGATCACGACCGCGCCGCGTGGAGCCGCGCCCGCGCGGCCTTTGCCCGCCTGGCCGAGTGCCGGCCCGACGCCGAGCTGGCCGAGACCTTCTTCAATTCAGCCAGCCGTCGAGTGCTCGGCACCGTCGGCACCGACGCCGATGCCGAGTTTCTTTCGTTCACCGCGGGCGGCGCGCTCGACCACCCCGAGCCGCCGGTGTACGATGCCTTTCCGGGCGAGGGCTCGAGCCGCGAGCCGGTGCGCCGGTTGCTCGCGGCAGCCGGCTGGAGCGTGTCCTACGAGGACATGGAACGCGACGCCGGCCTCGTCGCCGAGGCGCTCGACACCCGGCTGCGCGAGCTGGGATGGACCGCCGGCCCGCTCTCGGTCGAGCTGCTGCGCGCGCCGTTCTACCGCAACAAGGGCGCGTATCTCATCGGCCGGGTGCACGGCGCCGGCGAGCTGGTGCCGCTCGTCCTCCCGCTGGTGCACGGCGAGCGCGGCATCACGGTGGACGCGGCGCTGCTCACCCAGGACGAGGCGAGCATCGTGTTCGGCTTCAGCTGGTCGTACTTCTTCGTGGAGGCGCCGCGGCCGCGCGCTCTCGTCGCCTTTCTCGCGTCGATCATGCCGCACAAGCGGGTGGACGAGCTGTGGAGCGCCATCGGCTACAATAAGCACGCCAAGACCGAGCTCTGGCGCGGGCTTATGCGCCACCTGGAGCGCCCCGAGGCGCGCTTTGCCGTGGCCGAGGGCGACGAGGGACTGGTGATGAGCGTGTTCATGCTGCCGTCGTTCAACATCATGTTCAAGATCATCAAGGACACCTTCGTCGCGCCCAAGCACACCACGCGCAAGGCGGTGATGGCCAAGTACCATCTCGTGTTCCGGCACGATCGGGTGGGTCGCCTGGCCGACGCGCAGGAGTTCGAGCAGCTCGAGTTCCGCCGCCACTGCTTTCCCGACGAGCTGCTCGCCTATCTGCTCAAGGTGGCCGGAAGGAGCGTGCGGGTGGATGGCGACCGCGTGGTCGTGCGGCACTGCTACACCGAGCGGCGGGTCACGCCGCTCAACCTCTACCTTCGCCACGCCGACGACGCCGCCGCGCGCGACGCCATCGTGGACTACGGCAACGCCATCAAGGACTTGGCGGGCGCCGACATCTTCACCGGAGACATGCTGCTCAAGAACTTCGGCGTCACCCGCAACGGCCGGGTCATCTGCTACGACTACGACGAGCTGGCCCTCCTCCGCGAATCCAACTTCCGCCGCATGCCGCCGCCCCGCTCGGAGGAAGACGAGCTGGCCGCCGAGCCATGGTTCCACGTGGGCGAGCACGACGTCTTTCCCGAGGAGTTCAGCCCCTTCCTCGTGCCAGCCGGCGGCCTGCGCGACGACTTCCTCGCCGCCCACGCCGATCTGCTCACGGTCGA